A window from Luteibacter flocculans encodes these proteins:
- a CDS encoding TenA family transcriptional regulator, producing the protein MSTHDRLVRETEASRQAFLSIPIIQRALGGDVNRNEYTAFLSQAYQHVRQTVPLMMGMGYHLPERLRWMLPAVAEYIEEEIGHDEWILDDLQACGEDPEAIRRAPPLRSTELMIAYAHDGIARGNPVSFLGMVFVLEGVSVALATRAAATLQVALGLPKSAFRYLASHGALDVDHVGFYESLVDRLDTEEDRQVLIHAANRFYALYGDIFRELDHRPSEGDTP; encoded by the coding sequence ATGTCCACTCATGATCGTCTTGTGCGCGAAACCGAAGCGAGCCGACAGGCATTCCTGTCCATTCCCATCATCCAACGCGCGCTCGGCGGCGACGTCAACCGGAACGAATACACGGCCTTCCTGAGTCAGGCCTACCAGCACGTACGACAGACCGTCCCGCTCATGATGGGCATGGGCTACCACCTGCCCGAACGCCTTCGTTGGATGCTGCCCGCCGTAGCCGAATACATCGAGGAAGAGATCGGCCACGACGAGTGGATCCTCGACGACCTGCAGGCATGTGGCGAAGACCCGGAGGCGATTCGCCGTGCGCCTCCCCTGCGCTCCACCGAGTTGATGATCGCCTACGCCCACGACGGCATAGCGCGAGGCAATCCGGTGTCGTTCCTGGGCATGGTCTTCGTTCTCGAAGGCGTCAGCGTGGCGCTTGCCACGCGTGCCGCTGCCACGCTGCAAGTGGCGCTCGGACTGCCGAAGTCCGCGTTCCGCTATCTGGCGTCGCATGGCGCCCTCGATGTCGATCACGTGGGTTTCTATGAAAGCCTCGTCGACCGGCTGGATACCGAAGAGGACCGCCAGGTTCTCATTCACGCCGCGAACCGCTTCTACGCGCTGTATGGCGACATCTTCCGCGAGCTGGACCACCGCCCTTCCGAAGGAGACACCCCATGA
- the thyA gene encoding thymidylate synthase translates to MRHPEFQYLDLMSRVLEQGDKRIDRTGVGTLSVFGAFARFDLSRGEFPVLTTKKVHWKLAVKEMLWFLSGQTNIRPLLKEGVRIWTDWPLARFRRETEEELSQEAFEQRILDDERFAETWGDLGPVYGKQWRRWQGADGVVHDQIQALIETLRNNPYSRRMLFHAWNVADISSMALPPCHMVYQFHVSTDGKLSLMMYQRSCDLLLGAPFNWVGAVALMLMVAQQAQLELGEFVWVGGDVHLYLNHLDQARLQLTREPRALPTLKLVGNAASIDDYRIDDFELSGYTPHPAIKADVAV, encoded by the coding sequence ATGCGCCATCCCGAGTTCCAGTACCTTGATCTCATGTCGCGCGTCCTGGAACAGGGCGACAAGCGCATCGACAGGACCGGGGTGGGCACGCTTTCCGTGTTCGGTGCGTTCGCGCGTTTCGACCTGAGCCGTGGCGAGTTTCCCGTACTCACGACGAAAAAGGTGCACTGGAAGCTGGCGGTCAAGGAGATGCTCTGGTTTCTCAGCGGGCAGACGAATATCCGCCCGCTACTGAAAGAGGGCGTAAGGATCTGGACGGATTGGCCGCTCGCCAGATTTCGTCGTGAAACCGAGGAAGAGCTCTCGCAGGAGGCGTTCGAGCAGCGCATCCTCGATGACGAACGCTTCGCGGAAACCTGGGGCGATCTCGGTCCTGTCTACGGGAAACAATGGCGTCGCTGGCAAGGCGCCGATGGCGTCGTGCACGACCAGATCCAGGCACTGATCGAGACGCTGCGCAACAATCCGTACAGCCGGCGCATGCTTTTCCACGCCTGGAACGTGGCGGACATTTCCAGCATGGCCCTCCCGCCATGCCACATGGTCTACCAGTTCCACGTCAGCACCGACGGCAAGCTGAGCCTGATGATGTACCAGCGCAGTTGCGATCTGCTGCTGGGCGCGCCGTTCAACTGGGTAGGGGCCGTGGCCTTGATGCTGATGGTGGCACAGCAGGCGCAGCTGGAACTCGGCGAATTCGTTTGGGTCGGGGGCGACGTCCACCTCTACCTCAACCACCTCGACCAGGCGCGATTGCAGCTGACCCGCGAGCCACGCGCGTTGCCGACACTGAAACTCGTCGGCAACGCGGCGAGCATCGATGACTACCGCATCGACGATTTCGAACTATCCGGTTACACGCCGCACCCTGCCATCAAGGCGGACGTCGCGGTGTAG
- a CDS encoding alpha/beta hydrolase family protein, whose amino-acid sequence MTYRLVRPMLAVLCLASTAAVAADLVPVADFARRMPLTSPRLSPDGQYVSLAYHDPDGKTHGLAIYRVGDMTKPVSLIRMPPYEMPANMVWASPTRLVVARGKVDGSIGAASYTGEIMAIDVDGKNPDYLYGYEAYGKRAATRATDRGWGTIEGVPPQSNGHFYMRATSWTDQNRSTLYDVDAKTSARKQMADIGLGGMSFMIAPDGTARFAFGTDDNFKWVVFHREGSGWNKLAGSEERQNFEPVASVAGSDRIYATFSPNGKGGEFVEQDENGGNLRVIRKDDFSEVTTSGLWTPAPLRPFGTISTTGIPQVTYIDPQAPISKLHMALSQKFPGNFVSFVDFSEDGGELMFKVSGDREPGRYMLIDTKTYKVTKLFDAVPWIDPAKMSERRPMRFKASDGLELEAILTFPKGRSETNLPMVLIPHGGPHGISDDWFYEEDAQFLANRGYLVLQVNYRGSGGRGSAFEQAGYLKWGTRVQEDLIDGVKWAIAQNYADAKRVCVYGASFGGYAAMMTTVRAPGMFKCAVGYDGIYDLDMMYNKGDIKDSKTGRSYLTTVIGKDQGDLAANSPTHLADKIDVPVFLVHGEDDQRAPFAQFKAMRAALDAAHKPYETLTKPDERHGFVKPENIEEFYNRLQAFLDKNIGSGQAATAAAP is encoded by the coding sequence ATGACGTACCGCCTTGTGCGGCCCATGTTGGCCGTGCTTTGCCTTGCCTCGACCGCCGCTGTGGCCGCCGACCTCGTTCCGGTCGCCGACTTCGCCCGGCGCATGCCGCTGACCAGCCCGCGCCTCTCGCCCGATGGGCAGTACGTCTCGCTGGCGTACCACGATCCCGACGGAAAGACGCATGGCCTCGCGATCTATCGCGTAGGCGACATGACCAAGCCGGTGTCGCTGATCCGCATGCCGCCCTACGAGATGCCGGCCAACATGGTCTGGGCCAGCCCCACGCGCCTCGTCGTGGCGCGCGGCAAGGTGGACGGTTCGATCGGCGCCGCGTCCTACACCGGCGAGATCATGGCGATCGACGTCGACGGCAAGAACCCGGATTACCTCTACGGCTACGAGGCCTACGGCAAGCGGGCCGCCACGCGCGCGACCGACCGAGGCTGGGGCACCATCGAAGGCGTGCCGCCCCAGAGCAACGGGCACTTCTACATGCGCGCCACCTCGTGGACCGACCAGAACCGCAGCACGCTCTACGACGTGGACGCCAAGACCAGCGCGCGCAAGCAGATGGCCGACATCGGCCTCGGCGGCATGAGCTTCATGATCGCGCCCGACGGCACCGCGCGGTTTGCCTTCGGCACCGACGACAACTTCAAGTGGGTCGTCTTCCATCGCGAAGGTTCCGGCTGGAACAAGCTCGCCGGCAGCGAGGAGCGCCAGAACTTCGAGCCCGTGGCGTCGGTGGCCGGCAGTGACCGCATCTACGCCACGTTCAGCCCCAACGGCAAGGGCGGCGAGTTCGTGGAGCAGGACGAGAACGGCGGCAACCTGCGGGTGATCCGCAAGGACGATTTCAGCGAAGTCACGACCTCCGGCCTGTGGACGCCCGCGCCCCTGCGCCCCTTCGGCACGATCTCCACCACCGGCATTCCGCAGGTCACCTATATCGATCCGCAGGCGCCGATCTCCAAGCTGCACATGGCGCTGTCGCAGAAATTCCCCGGCAACTTCGTCAGCTTCGTGGACTTCAGCGAGGACGGCGGGGAGCTCATGTTCAAGGTCTCGGGCGATCGCGAACCCGGCCGCTACATGCTCATCGACACCAAGACCTACAAGGTCACCAAGCTCTTCGACGCGGTGCCCTGGATCGATCCGGCCAAGATGTCCGAACGTCGGCCGATGCGCTTCAAGGCCAGCGACGGCCTCGAACTGGAAGCCATCCTGACCTTCCCGAAGGGCCGCAGCGAAACGAACCTGCCGATGGTGCTTATTCCGCACGGTGGCCCGCATGGCATCTCGGACGACTGGTTCTACGAAGAAGATGCGCAGTTCCTCGCCAACCGCGGCTACCTCGTGCTGCAGGTGAACTACCGCGGCTCGGGCGGCCGCGGCAGCGCGTTCGAGCAGGCGGGCTACCTCAAGTGGGGCACGCGCGTGCAGGAAGACCTGATCGACGGCGTCAAGTGGGCCATTGCGCAGAACTACGCCGATGCCAAGCGGGTCTGCGTCTACGGTGCGAGCTTCGGCGGCTACGCGGCGATGATGACCACGGTGCGTGCCCCGGGCATGTTCAAGTGCGCCGTGGGTTACGACGGCATCTACGACCTGGACATGATGTACAACAAGGGCGACATCAAGGACAGCAAGACCGGCCGCAGCTACCTCACCACGGTGATCGGCAAGGATCAGGGCGACCTCGCCGCCAATTCGCCCACGCATCTGGCGGACAAGATCGACGTGCCGGTGTTCCTCGTCCATGGCGAGGATGACCAGCGTGCCCCGTTCGCGCAGTTCAAGGCGATGCGTGCCGCGCTCGATGCCGCACACAAGCCGTACGAGACACTGACCAAGCCGGACGAACGGCACGGCTTCGTCAAGCCGGAGAACATCGAAGAGTTCTATAACCGCCTGCAGGCCTTCCTGGACAAGAACATCGGGAGCGGCCAGGCAGCGACGGCGGCAGCCCCGTAA
- the lgt gene encoding prolipoprotein diacylglyceryl transferase, producing MATPFVVHFDPVAFSIGPVHVHWYGLMYLGGFLGGWALGEYRRRQGRLPVSADRFGDLMFYAMMGVVIGGRVGYMLFYTAINWIWADPLAIFRVWDGGMSFHGGLLGVLVAGLWWSRRNGIKFFDTVDFVAPLVPLGLGLGRLGNFINGELWGKPTDLPIGMIFKNAPDALPRHPNPLYEFALEGVTMFVVLWLFSMKPRPRYAVSGMFALLYGVFRFTIEFVRVPDPQLGYLAFGWVTMGQILSLPLIAVGILLLILSHRAPYAPVAPPVAAAG from the coding sequence ATGGCCACTCCGTTTGTCGTCCACTTCGACCCCGTCGCCTTCTCGATCGGGCCCGTCCACGTTCACTGGTACGGTCTGATGTACCTGGGTGGATTCCTTGGCGGCTGGGCGCTGGGCGAATACCGCCGCCGTCAGGGTCGCCTGCCGGTGAGTGCGGACCGCTTCGGCGATCTCATGTTCTACGCGATGATGGGCGTGGTGATCGGCGGTCGCGTGGGTTACATGCTGTTCTACACCGCGATCAACTGGATCTGGGCCGACCCGCTGGCGATCTTCCGCGTCTGGGACGGCGGCATGTCCTTCCATGGCGGCTTGCTCGGCGTGCTCGTCGCGGGACTGTGGTGGTCGCGCCGCAATGGCATCAAGTTCTTCGACACCGTGGATTTCGTGGCGCCGCTGGTGCCCCTGGGGCTTGGCCTCGGGCGGCTGGGCAATTTCATCAACGGCGAGCTCTGGGGCAAGCCCACCGACCTGCCCATCGGCATGATCTTCAAGAACGCACCGGACGCGTTGCCCCGGCACCCCAATCCGCTTTACGAGTTCGCGCTGGAAGGCGTGACGATGTTCGTGGTGCTCTGGCTGTTCTCGATGAAGCCGCGTCCGCGCTACGCGGTGTCGGGCATGTTCGCCCTGCTCTACGGCGTGTTCCGCTTCACCATCGAGTTCGTCCGTGTGCCCGATCCGCAGCTCGGCTATCTCGCCTTCGGCTGGGTCACGATGGGGCAGATCCTGTCGCTGCCGCTGATCGCCGTCGGCATCCTGCTGCTCATCCTTTCGCACCGTGCGCCTTATGCGCCGGTCGCGCCCCCCGTGGCGGCGGCCGGCTGA
- a CDS encoding TonB-dependent receptor domain-containing protein: MHVSTGHSRDVARRRIALAAALMAAMSGVVHAQEAASPAQMLAPVNVTVTGSRIRGTDVETAQPVFTMDRQAIRATGLTNLGDIVARMPSAGTAEITPQDTLSSGTDAGGRYANLRQLGAVRTLVLVNGRRWTTSLGGLTDLSTIPVAIVERIEVLKDGASSIYGSDAIGGVINILTTDRFEGASADVLYGVNGHGDGTQKNGSFTWGKSTERASLILGATYEDADALRDDKRALTRSPYGPRHPDAGFGMGPYGGVVDPRPAGTPAAGSYAPGGTWDANRYVVNHPGGMVGDTADLANYHPYDVNDNADKYATTQDMTFRSGSKLRNLFGTGRYNLTDDVALRGMASYGVRDTRSQSAGYPLQSSSGRSDGLSIDPDNAYNPFPGYATSFFRRTTELPRVSWAKSKTFHADGGAEGSFQWLDHAWNWDLTYAYSETRASRVTSGNIDLVNARKALGPTTVIDGRVACADAADRAAGCVPWNILAGPGGTPDAVWNYVASTSTARQTTRTNDVVANLTGGLLDLPAGTLRVAGGVEHRREHGRYEPDAADSAGLTTQLASDPTDGGYIANEAYLEFDVPLLADLPLAREVAVNASTRYSHYSAFGGRTNTKYSLRWKPFDDLLLRATYAEGFRAPTVADLYAGSSETFESFVDPCDSAYGAAASDATVRARCTAGGVPAGYRQVDQSGAQIASATGGQNPVAFRTGANPLLKPETSITRTAGLVYSPSYIEGLDVTLDYYKVDIRDVITPILAGDILNFCYVRNDPTWCGRFTRAASGEIVQLDESLANLGSLRTEGYDLGMHYRFPETRLGEFTLLSDSTYLSDYTQVSSPGAAPRHLAGYMNGVQGLYRVRSNLSLDWSWRRFGATWTTRFFSGLKDACWSADVECNRPAESNALTGATGVSRKGGVAFHDLQLRWQAPWNGNFRVGVNNIFGRRGPLYYNVSSAGGGSPPYDPAFDVDRYYYVGYQQRF; the protein is encoded by the coding sequence ATGCACGTCAGTACCGGGCACAGCCGCGACGTCGCGCGACGACGGATCGCGCTGGCCGCCGCGCTCATGGCCGCCATGTCCGGTGTGGTTCATGCACAAGAGGCCGCCTCTCCGGCGCAGATGCTCGCGCCGGTCAACGTGACCGTGACCGGGTCGCGCATTCGCGGCACCGATGTCGAAACTGCCCAGCCTGTATTCACGATGGATCGCCAGGCGATCCGTGCCACCGGCTTGACCAACCTCGGCGACATCGTCGCTCGCATGCCTTCCGCCGGTACCGCGGAAATCACCCCCCAGGACACGCTCTCTTCCGGCACCGACGCGGGCGGCCGCTATGCCAACCTGCGCCAGCTCGGCGCGGTACGCACGCTCGTGCTGGTCAATGGCCGTCGCTGGACGACGAGCCTGGGCGGGCTGACCGACCTCTCGACCATTCCCGTCGCCATCGTCGAACGCATCGAGGTGCTGAAAGATGGCGCGTCCTCCATCTACGGTTCCGACGCCATCGGCGGCGTGATCAACATCCTGACCACCGATCGCTTCGAAGGCGCGTCCGCCGATGTCCTCTACGGCGTGAATGGCCACGGCGACGGCACACAGAAAAATGGCAGCTTCACCTGGGGCAAGAGCACGGAGCGCGCGTCGCTCATCCTCGGTGCCACCTACGAAGACGCCGATGCACTCCGTGACGACAAGCGCGCCCTGACCCGCAGCCCATACGGCCCGCGCCATCCCGATGCCGGCTTCGGCATGGGTCCGTATGGCGGCGTGGTGGACCCGCGACCGGCCGGCACGCCCGCTGCCGGTAGCTACGCGCCGGGCGGCACGTGGGACGCCAATCGCTACGTGGTGAATCATCCCGGCGGCATGGTGGGCGATACCGCCGACCTCGCCAACTATCACCCGTACGACGTCAACGACAACGCAGACAAGTACGCCACCACCCAGGACATGACGTTCCGTTCGGGCAGCAAGCTGCGCAACCTGTTCGGCACCGGACGCTACAACCTCACCGACGACGTGGCACTGCGCGGCATGGCCAGCTATGGCGTGCGCGACACGCGCAGCCAGAGCGCCGGTTATCCGTTGCAGAGCAGTTCGGGACGCAGCGATGGTCTGAGCATCGATCCCGACAACGCGTACAACCCCTTCCCCGGTTACGCCACCTCGTTCTTCCGGCGCACCACCGAACTGCCGCGCGTGAGCTGGGCCAAGAGCAAGACCTTCCACGCGGACGGCGGCGCCGAGGGAAGCTTCCAGTGGCTGGATCATGCGTGGAACTGGGACCTCACCTACGCGTATTCCGAGACGCGAGCCAGCCGGGTCACCTCCGGCAACATCGATCTCGTGAACGCGCGCAAGGCACTCGGTCCGACTACCGTCATCGACGGCCGCGTAGCGTGCGCCGATGCCGCCGATCGCGCCGCGGGCTGCGTGCCCTGGAACATCCTCGCCGGCCCCGGTGGCACACCGGATGCGGTGTGGAACTACGTTGCTTCGACCTCCACCGCACGGCAGACGACGCGGACCAACGACGTCGTCGCGAATCTCACCGGTGGCCTGCTGGACCTGCCGGCCGGTACCTTGCGCGTGGCTGGCGGCGTCGAGCATCGCCGCGAGCATGGCCGTTATGAACCCGACGCCGCGGACTCCGCCGGGCTCACCACCCAACTCGCCAGCGATCCCACCGACGGTGGCTATATCGCCAACGAGGCCTATCTCGAATTCGACGTGCCCCTGCTCGCGGACCTGCCGCTGGCACGCGAGGTGGCAGTGAATGCATCCACGCGTTACTCCCATTACTCCGCGTTCGGTGGACGCACCAACACCAAGTACAGCCTGCGCTGGAAGCCGTTCGACGATCTGCTGCTGCGGGCCACCTATGCCGAAGGCTTCCGCGCACCGACGGTCGCGGATCTCTACGCTGGATCGAGCGAGACCTTCGAGAGCTTCGTCGATCCTTGCGACAGCGCCTACGGTGCCGCCGCCAGCGATGCCACCGTTCGCGCGCGCTGCACCGCCGGTGGCGTACCGGCGGGCTATCGTCAAGTCGATCAGTCCGGCGCGCAGATCGCCTCGGCGACCGGCGGGCAGAATCCGGTCGCCTTCCGCACAGGCGCGAATCCGCTGCTGAAGCCCGAGACTTCGATCACCCGCACCGCCGGCCTCGTCTACAGTCCCAGCTATATCGAAGGCCTCGACGTCACACTCGATTACTACAAGGTGGACATCCGGGACGTCATCACGCCGATCCTCGCGGGCGATATTCTGAATTTCTGCTACGTACGCAACGACCCCACCTGGTGCGGCCGTTTCACGCGTGCTGCCAGCGGCGAGATCGTGCAGCTCGACGAGAGCCTCGCCAACCTCGGTTCGTTGCGCACCGAGGGCTACGATCTCGGCATGCACTACCGCTTTCCGGAGACGCGCCTCGGCGAATTCACTCTGCTCTCGGACAGCACCTATCTCAGTGACTACACGCAGGTGAGCAGCCCGGGCGCAGCGCCCCGCCACCTCGCGGGTTACATGAATGGGGTGCAGGGGCTTTACCGCGTGCGTTCCAACCTGTCGCTCGACTGGTCGTGGCGCCGTTTCGGCGCGACCTGGACCACGCGCTTCTTCTCGGGTCTGAAGGACGCCTGCTGGTCGGCGGACGTCGAGTGCAATCGGCCCGCGGAGAGCAACGCGCTGACCGGCGCGACCGGCGTCAGCCGCAAGGGCGGCGTGGCCTTCCACGATCTCCAGTTGCGCTGGCAGGCACCGTGGAACGGCAACTTCCGCGTCGGCGTCAACAACATCTTCGGACGCCGTGGCCCGCTCTACTACAACGTGTCCAGCGCGGGCGGCGGAAGCCCCCCGTACGATCCTGCGTTCGATGTCGACCGCTACTACTACGTCGGCTACCAGCAGCGCTTCTGA
- a CDS encoding tetratricopeptide repeat protein: MTLFRSLTATFAWACLALVPSLSHADDVDAAIKTLSQDWSRVTYTLPKAQQDDAYDALESRGAALIAQYPQRAEPRVWQAIILSTHAGEHGGLGALGMAKHARDLLQEAEKIQPDVLHGSIYTTLGSLYYQVPGWPVGFGDKDKARTLLQKALQIDPDGIDPNYFYADFLYKTGDKAGAMEHLKKALAAAPRPDRELADKGRRAQVQKLIDTIDAEK, from the coding sequence ATGACCCTTTTCCGTTCGCTGACGGCCACGTTCGCCTGGGCGTGTCTGGCGCTCGTTCCTTCGCTTTCTCATGCCGACGATGTGGATGCGGCCATCAAGACCCTCAGCCAGGATTGGTCGCGCGTCACTTACACCCTGCCCAAGGCACAGCAGGACGACGCGTATGACGCGCTCGAATCGCGCGGTGCGGCCTTGATCGCACAGTACCCTCAGCGTGCCGAACCGCGCGTCTGGCAAGCCATCATTCTGTCGACGCATGCCGGCGAGCACGGAGGGTTGGGCGCGCTCGGCATGGCGAAACATGCGCGCGACCTGCTGCAGGAGGCCGAGAAGATCCAGCCGGACGTCCTGCATGGCTCCATCTACACCACGCTGGGCAGCCTCTATTACCAGGTACCCGGCTGGCCGGTGGGTTTCGGCGACAAGGACAAGGCCCGCACCCTGCTGCAAAAGGCATTGCAGATCGATCCCGACGGCATCGATCCCAACTACTTCTACGCCGACTTCCTCTACAAGACGGGCGACAAGGCGGGCGCCATGGAGCACTTGAAGAAAGCTCTCGCGGCGGCGCCTCGGCCCGATCGGGAGCTGGCCGACAAGGGCCGCCGGGCGCAGGTGCAGAAGCTGATCGACACCATCGACGCGGAGAAATGA
- a CDS encoding glycosyltransferase family 9 protein codes for MSTPHVPIRHGIYRILVCRPNHRLGNTLLLTPLITELQTLYPGAEIDIVSEGDIAHDVFKEWFNVKQVFCLPRRGFKHPLAFLRMLSRIRRTRYDLVVDPNVGSGFARTLTRLSRGRYKLGFSDTPTKALTHAAPRELAGRHMALRPIHLLRWAFGAAASYRYPPLAIHLNEEERTEGRNVVAALAAAQRAKGENGLRIGIFGNATGAKRYTTDWWADFMATLCEAHPTASIIEMIPAHGQSMLREKWPGYYSSDIRRMAAVLAGLDLFITADCGVMHLGAAAGVTTIGLFRVTAMAVYAPYGGHNAGVNTGDCSGGETARHVLGMIATTLGYRRCG; via the coding sequence TTGAGCACCCCGCACGTCCCCATTCGTCATGGGATCTACCGCATTCTCGTCTGCCGCCCGAACCATCGGCTGGGCAACACGTTATTGCTGACACCTCTCATCACGGAACTGCAGACGCTGTATCCGGGAGCGGAGATCGACATTGTGAGCGAAGGCGACATCGCTCACGACGTGTTCAAGGAATGGTTCAACGTGAAGCAGGTGTTCTGCCTGCCCCGCCGAGGATTCAAGCATCCGCTGGCTTTCCTGCGCATGCTCTCCCGGATCAGGCGCACCCGGTACGATCTCGTCGTCGATCCCAACGTGGGCTCCGGTTTCGCCAGGACGCTGACACGGCTATCGCGTGGACGATACAAGCTCGGGTTCAGCGACACGCCGACGAAAGCGCTCACGCATGCCGCGCCACGAGAGCTTGCAGGACGCCACATGGCGCTCCGCCCCATCCATCTGCTGCGCTGGGCATTCGGCGCGGCCGCCTCCTACCGCTATCCACCTTTGGCCATCCATCTGAACGAGGAGGAGCGCACCGAGGGACGCAACGTCGTCGCAGCGCTTGCCGCCGCCCAGCGTGCCAAGGGAGAGAACGGCCTTCGCATCGGCATCTTCGGCAACGCGACGGGTGCCAAGCGCTACACGACGGACTGGTGGGCGGATTTCATGGCGACGCTGTGCGAAGCCCATCCCACCGCGTCGATCATCGAGATGATCCCCGCTCACGGGCAATCCATGCTGCGCGAGAAATGGCCCGGCTACTACTCGTCGGACATCCGTCGCATGGCGGCCGTACTGGCGGGCCTGGACCTGTTCATCACCGCCGACTGTGGAGTCATGCATCTGGGCGCGGCAGCGGGCGTGACGACCATTGGGCTTTTTCGCGTCACCGCCATGGCCGTCTATGCGCCCTACGGCGGGCACAACGCCGGCGTCAACACCGGCGATTGCTCCGGCGGCGAGACCGCGCGACACGTGCTCGGCATGATTGCCACCACGCTCGGCTACCGCCGATGCGGCTAA
- a CDS encoding SDR family oxidoreductase: MSLDLRSKRILLTGAAGGIGRELAEALAAKGARLGLLGRTDASVASLDHLVATQRLDAIVIQADLTDAAARKAAVWRMVQAYGGLDVLINLAGVLDFRFFDEADASAITRALQVNVEAPMQMAREVLPAMLGRGSGRIVNVGSTFGSIGYPGFAAYSASKFALRGFSQALRRELHGTGVGVTYVAPRAVRTAFNPPAVHLMAERRLMHMDEPSWVAARIVRAIENERNEAYLGFPESLFARLNGVLPSLVDGALKKALPGLTRYARGIP, translated from the coding sequence ATGAGCCTCGATCTCCGCTCCAAACGCATTCTTCTCACGGGTGCCGCCGGCGGCATCGGCCGCGAACTTGCCGAAGCACTCGCCGCGAAAGGCGCAAGACTGGGATTGCTCGGTCGCACCGACGCGTCAGTGGCGAGCCTCGACCATCTCGTGGCGACACAGCGCCTGGATGCCATTGTCATCCAGGCGGACCTGACCGATGCAGCCGCGCGCAAAGCCGCCGTGTGGCGCATGGTTCAGGCCTACGGCGGCCTGGACGTCCTCATCAATCTGGCGGGCGTGCTCGACTTTCGTTTCTTCGACGAAGCCGACGCGAGCGCCATCACGCGGGCACTACAGGTCAACGTCGAAGCACCCATGCAGATGGCTCGCGAGGTGCTTCCGGCGATGCTGGGACGCGGCTCGGGTCGCATCGTCAACGTGGGCTCCACGTTTGGAAGCATCGGCTATCCGGGTTTCGCCGCGTACTCCGCCAGCAAGTTTGCATTGCGCGGGTTTTCGCAGGCACTTCGCCGGGAACTGCACGGCACGGGCGTCGGCGTCACCTACGTCGCGCCACGCGCCGTCCGCACGGCGTTCAATCCTCCTGCCGTGCACCTCATGGCCGAGCGCAGGCTCATGCACATGGACGAACCGTCATGGGTCGCGGCGCGCATCGTGCGCGCTATCGAGAACGAGCGGAACGAAGCCTACCTCGGCTTTCCCGAAAGCCTGTTCGCCCGCCTCAACGGCGTCCTTCCGTCGCTGGTCGATGGCGCGCTGAAGAAGGCGCTTCCTGGGCTCACCCGCTACGCGAGGGGCATACCTTGA